The Pseudolabrys sp. FHR47 genome contains a region encoding:
- a CDS encoding ABC transporter substrate-binding protein — protein sequence MLKAIKIATLFGVLAATPAMAEQNGTLRIGVMNDMSSVYSDFQGPGSVLAAQMAVEEFNKTSKRKAEVISADHQNKPDIGAAIARRWFDTEGVDMVVDLPNSAVALAVSDIGREKNKVVIGSGAGTALLTGAKCSPNFVHWTYDTWAFGHGTAKGVLAQGAKTFFFITADYAFGHDLEKQATDEINASGGKVAGTIRLPLGTNDFSSALLQAQASKADVILLANAGGDTVNTIKQAADFKIGEKQKVVALIFDLQSVPAIGLATAQGLGAINAWYWDQSDGARDFAKRYAARHNKKMYPNHMQAGVYSATLAYLKAVDKVGSPADGKAVVDAMKAMGSDEPVYGKVEIRPDGRAIHPLVLLQVKAPAESKSDWDLFKIVNTIPTDKAFRPLNEGGCPLVKAN from the coding sequence ATGCTGAAAGCGATCAAGATCGCCACTTTGTTTGGCGTGCTCGCCGCGACGCCGGCGATGGCCGAACAGAACGGCACCCTGCGCATCGGCGTCATGAATGACATGTCGAGCGTCTATTCCGACTTCCAGGGCCCGGGCTCCGTGCTCGCGGCGCAAATGGCAGTCGAGGAATTCAACAAGACTTCGAAGCGCAAAGCCGAAGTGATCTCGGCCGACCACCAGAACAAGCCGGACATCGGCGCCGCCATCGCGCGCCGCTGGTTCGACACTGAAGGCGTCGACATGGTCGTTGACCTGCCGAACTCGGCCGTCGCGCTCGCGGTTTCCGATATCGGCCGCGAAAAGAACAAGGTCGTGATCGGCTCCGGCGCCGGCACCGCGCTGCTCACCGGCGCGAAGTGCTCGCCGAACTTCGTGCACTGGACCTACGACACCTGGGCTTTCGGTCACGGCACCGCCAAGGGCGTGTTGGCGCAGGGCGCCAAGACGTTCTTCTTCATCACCGCCGACTACGCCTTCGGTCATGACCTCGAGAAGCAGGCCACCGACGAGATCAACGCCTCCGGCGGCAAGGTCGCCGGCACCATCCGCCTGCCGCTCGGCACCAACGATTTCTCCTCGGCGCTGCTGCAGGCGCAGGCCTCCAAGGCCGACGTGATTCTGCTCGCCAATGCCGGCGGCGACACCGTCAACACCATCAAGCAGGCCGCCGACTTCAAGATCGGCGAGAAGCAGAAGGTGGTGGCGCTGATCTTCGACCTGCAGAGCGTGCCGGCCATCGGCCTCGCCACGGCGCAGGGCCTCGGGGCGATCAATGCCTGGTACTGGGACCAGAGCGACGGCGCGCGCGACTTCGCCAAGCGTTACGCCGCCCGCCACAACAAAAAGATGTATCCGAACCACATGCAGGCCGGCGTCTATTCGGCTACGCTCGCCTACCTCAAAGCGGTCGACAAGGTCGGCTCACCGGCCGACGGCAAGGCCGTGGTCGACGCCATGAAGGCGATGGGGTCGGACGAGCCGGTCTACGGCAAGGTCGAAATCCGGCCCGACGGCCGCGCCATCCACCCGCTCGTTCTGCTGCAGGTGAAGGCGCCGGCCGAGTCGAAGAGTGATTGGGATCTGTTCAAGATCGTGAATACGATCCCGACCGACAAGGCCTTCCGCCCGCTCAATGAAGGCGGCTGCCCGCTGGTCAAAGCCAACTGA
- a CDS encoding DUF3237 domain-containing protein, with the protein MTAILSDRPIFTINAELAGILDLGATPYGHRRIIDILGGTVRGDKLTGRVLPGGADWQFIRADGAADIQARYTIETDAGARILVSSEGLRHGPKEVLDRVMRGETVDPALYYFRTVMRFETSDPAVAWMNRILAIARGQREARAVQLDVFEVL; encoded by the coding sequence TTGACCGCCATCCTGAGCGACAGGCCGATCTTCACGATCAACGCCGAACTGGCAGGCATCCTCGATCTCGGTGCCACGCCCTATGGCCATCGGCGCATCATCGACATCCTCGGCGGAACCGTGCGCGGCGACAAACTCACCGGCCGCGTGCTGCCCGGCGGCGCCGACTGGCAATTCATCCGCGCCGATGGCGCCGCCGATATCCAGGCGCGCTACACCATCGAAACCGATGCCGGAGCGCGCATCCTGGTATCGAGCGAGGGCCTGCGCCATGGACCGAAAGAGGTGCTGGACCGCGTCATGCGCGGCGAGACGGTCGATCCGGCGTTGTACTATTTCCGCACGGTGATGCGCTTTGAGACCTCGGATCCAGCAGTCGCTTGGATGAATCGCATTCTCGCCATCGCCCGCGGCCAGCGCGAAGCGCGCGCGGTGCAACTCGACGTGTTTGAGGTTCTTTAG
- the pcaF gene encoding 3-oxoadipyl-CoA thiolase → MRDVFICDAVRTPIGRYAGSLAKVRADDLAAIPIKALMARNPKADWEKIEEVIFGCANQAGEDNRNVARMAALLAGLPASVPGVTVNRLCASGLNAVGDAARAIRSGEMEFAIAGGVESMSRAPFVQGKATEAFSRSAEIYDTTIGWRFINPLMKAQYGVDSMPETGENVAEDYQVSRADQDAFAWRSQQKAGKAIAAGYFDKEIVPVEIAGRKGEIVKVDKDEHPRPETTLEQLAKLKAPFRNPGTVTAGNASGVNDGAAALILASAAAVKAHGFTPRARILGMASAAVPPRVMGIGPVPSTQKLMARLGHKISNYDIIELNEAFASQSLAVMRQLGLPDDAEHVNPHGGAIALGHPLGMSGARLALTATHGLEEKAGKLALATMCVGVGQGVSLAIERV, encoded by the coding sequence ATTCGTGACGTCTTCATTTGCGACGCGGTTCGCACGCCGATTGGTCGCTATGCCGGCTCGCTCGCCAAGGTGCGCGCCGACGATCTCGCCGCCATCCCGATCAAGGCCCTGATGGCGCGCAACCCGAAGGCGGACTGGGAAAAGATCGAGGAAGTGATCTTCGGCTGCGCCAACCAGGCCGGTGAGGACAACCGCAACGTTGCCCGCATGGCTGCATTGCTGGCGGGGCTTCCCGCTTCCGTGCCGGGCGTGACGGTGAACAGGCTTTGCGCCTCGGGTCTCAACGCAGTGGGCGACGCCGCCCGCGCCATCCGCTCCGGCGAAATGGAATTCGCTATTGCCGGCGGCGTCGAGTCGATGAGCCGCGCGCCCTTCGTGCAGGGCAAGGCGACCGAAGCCTTCTCGCGCTCGGCTGAAATCTACGACACCACCATAGGCTGGCGTTTCATCAATCCACTGATGAAAGCGCAGTACGGCGTCGATTCCATGCCCGAGACCGGCGAGAATGTTGCCGAGGATTATCAGGTGTCGCGCGCCGACCAGGACGCTTTCGCCTGGCGCTCGCAGCAGAAGGCCGGCAAGGCCATCGCCGCCGGCTATTTCGACAAGGAGATCGTTCCGGTCGAGATCGCCGGCCGCAAGGGCGAGATCGTGAAGGTGGACAAGGACGAGCATCCGCGTCCGGAGACCACGCTGGAGCAACTCGCCAAGCTGAAAGCACCGTTCCGCAATCCCGGCACGGTGACGGCGGGCAATGCGTCAGGCGTCAATGACGGCGCCGCGGCGCTGATCCTGGCGTCGGCCGCGGCGGTGAAAGCACACGGTTTCACTCCGCGCGCCCGCATCCTCGGCATGGCATCGGCCGCCGTCCCACCGCGTGTGATGGGCATTGGCCCCGTTCCGTCGACGCAGAAGCTGATGGCGCGGCTCGGCCACAAGATCTCTAACTACGACATCATCGAACTCAACGAGGCCTTTGCCTCGCAATCGCTTGCTGTCATGCGTCAGTTGGGACTTCCCGACGATGCTGAACACGTCAATCCGCATGGCGGCGCCATCGCATTGGGCCATCCGCTCGGCATGTCCGGTGCGCGTCTGGCATTGACGGCGACGCATGGGCTGGAGGAAAAGGCGGGAAAGCTCGCGCTCGCCACCATGTGTGTCGGTGTCGGCCAGGGTGTGTCTCTGGCGATCGAGCGCGTTTAA
- the pcaH gene encoding protocatechuate 3,4-dioxygenase subunit beta, translating into MALIYPTKSLENFPKHLTPNYKSTVKRSPTRPLMIIPHTLSELTGPVYGHNAVQEGDNDLTKQHAGEPLGERIIVHGQVLDEDRRPVKSALVELWQANACGRYVHNVDQHPAPLDPNFTGAGRTITDDNGHYKFITVKPGAYPWGNHPNAWRPNHIHFSVFGHSFVSRLVTQMYFPGDYLFPFDPIFNSVTDEKARNRMIASFDLENTVPDWALAFKFDIVLRGREATPLDNDDHH; encoded by the coding sequence GTGGCGCTGATTTATCCGACCAAGAGCCTCGAGAATTTTCCGAAGCATCTCACGCCGAACTACAAGAGCACGGTCAAGCGTTCGCCGACCAGGCCGCTGATGATCATTCCGCACACCTTGTCGGAACTGACCGGCCCGGTCTACGGCCACAATGCCGTGCAGGAGGGCGATAACGATCTGACCAAGCAGCACGCCGGCGAGCCGCTCGGCGAGCGCATCATCGTGCACGGTCAGGTGCTCGACGAAGACCGCCGTCCGGTCAAAAGCGCGCTGGTCGAGCTGTGGCAGGCCAATGCCTGCGGCCGTTACGTTCACAATGTCGATCAGCATCCGGCGCCGCTCGATCCGAACTTCACCGGCGCCGGCCGCACCATCACCGACGACAACGGCCACTACAAATTCATCACGGTGAAGCCGGGCGCCTATCCCTGGGGCAACCATCCCAACGCCTGGCGGCCCAACCACATCCACTTCTCGGTGTTCGGCCATTCCTTCGTGTCGCGCCTCGTGACGCAGATGTATTTCCCGGGCGACTACCTGTTCCCGTTCGATCCTATCTTCAATTCGGTGACCGACGAGAAGGCGCGCAACCGCATGATCGCGTCCTTCGATCTGGAGAACACGGTGCCGGACTGGGCGCTGGCCTTCAAATTCGACATCGTGCTGCGCGGCCGCGAGGCCACCCCGCTCGACAACGACGATCATCATTAA
- the pcaG gene encoding protocatechuate 3,4-dioxygenase subunit alpha, whose protein sequence is MSEITPSQTVGPFFAYGLTPVGRCNWDPNGHYSWKNSVESNLVTPDVSGTRIRIEGTVFDADNAPINDCMIEIWQADAQGRYASPQDSRALPNSQFKGFGRSATDKAGLFVFDTIKPGSVPGPGGKEQAPHIVVAIFSRGMLRQVYTRLYFSDEAANAADPILNLVPTERRGTLIAHKEAGDPPVYRFNVHMQGDEETVFFEV, encoded by the coding sequence ATGTCTGAAATCACGCCGTCACAGACCGTCGGTCCGTTCTTCGCCTATGGCCTCACCCCGGTGGGGCGCTGCAACTGGGACCCGAACGGCCATTACTCGTGGAAGAACTCGGTCGAGTCGAACCTCGTCACGCCGGATGTTTCCGGCACGCGCATCCGCATCGAGGGCACCGTGTTCGACGCCGACAACGCGCCGATCAACGACTGCATGATCGAGATCTGGCAGGCCGACGCGCAGGGCCGCTATGCGAGCCCCCAGGACAGCCGCGCGCTGCCCAACAGCCAGTTCAAGGGCTTTGGCCGTTCGGCAACCGACAAGGCCGGCCTGTTTGTGTTCGACACCATCAAGCCCGGCTCGGTTCCCGGCCCCGGCGGTAAGGAGCAGGCGCCGCATATCGTCGTCGCGATCTTCTCGCGCGGCATGTTGCGGCAGGTCTATACGCGGCTGTATTTCTCGGACGAGGCCGCCAATGCCGCCGATCCGATCCTCAATCTGGTGCCGACGGAACGCCGCGGGACGCTGATCGCCCACAAGGAAGCGGGCGATCCGCCGGTGTACCGTTTCAACGTCCATATGCAGGGCGATGAGGAGACTGTGTTCTTCGAGGTCTGA
- a CDS encoding methylenetetrahydrofolate reductase, with amino-acid sequence MKPAPATIARRFSIETTRPKPAEIDAVAAAVPKGTELYITAVPTQTEEELVAAAAHARRAGLEPVVHVAARRLPSVEFLQERLARLRGEADVRRLLVIGGDIDPIGPFADALAVIQKGRLREAGIENVGIGAYPEGHPVIPLERLVASLDEKIAAAVVQGLDVRLVSQFSFSPDDIVAWLKKLRAQGITQPVSVGMVGPTSVTALLRFAKRCGVGTSLKGLMSGAASALIGNVGPDRIIHALDAAQSAIGDVQPHYFTFGNLVATAEYGTAMAGKEIAAA; translated from the coding sequence ATGAAACCCGCCCCGGCCACGATCGCGCGGCGGTTCTCGATCGAAACCACGCGGCCGAAGCCGGCCGAGATCGACGCCGTCGCCGCGGCGGTGCCGAAAGGAACCGAACTCTACATCACCGCGGTGCCGACGCAGACCGAAGAGGAACTGGTCGCCGCCGCCGCCCATGCGCGGCGCGCCGGCTTGGAGCCGGTGGTGCATGTCGCGGCGCGGCGTCTGCCGAGCGTTGAGTTCTTGCAGGAGCGTCTGGCGCGCCTGCGCGGCGAAGCCGATGTGCGCCGCCTCTTGGTGATCGGCGGCGACATCGATCCGATTGGTCCCTTCGCCGATGCGCTGGCTGTAATCCAGAAGGGCAGACTGCGCGAAGCCGGCATCGAGAATGTCGGCATCGGCGCCTATCCGGAAGGGCATCCGGTCATTCCGCTGGAGCGGCTGGTCGCCTCGCTCGACGAGAAGATTGCGGCCGCAGTGGTGCAAGGGCTCGACGTGCGTCTCGTCAGCCAGTTTTCGTTCTCGCCGGATGACATCGTCGCCTGGCTGAAGAAGCTGCGCGCCCAGGGCATCACCCAGCCGGTCAGCGTCGGCATGGTCGGCCCGACCAGCGTCACCGCACTGCTGCGTTTTGCCAAGCGCTGCGGCGTCGGTACCTCTCTGAAGGGCCTGATGTCGGGCGCCGCCAGCGCGCTGATCGGCAATGTCGGCCCGGATCGCATTATCCACGCGCTCGACGCCGCGCAGTCCGCGATCGGCGATGTGCAGCCGCACTACTTCACCTTCGGCAACCTCGTCGCCACCGCCGAGTACGGCACGGCGATGGCGGGGAAGGAGATCGCGGCGGCGTAA
- a CDS encoding EF-hand domain-containing protein: protein MHRHTQPHRNASRIPYRFISLLIACTALFGAAPTLAQMPGGMPGGGMPAAKPPAPDPFLASISRWDANNDGTLTCDEWKQYANRLFTMADKNANGFLDATEFQTIRRAERIFADADFGYFDDNHDGRVSRAEFVDKPSPFFARYDLNRDCRVTSQELTGTGGARQGEAPGRGKSGGMPGMGGGRGGF, encoded by the coding sequence ATGCATCGCCACACACAGCCTCATCGCAACGCCTCCCGGATTCCGTACAGATTTATCTCTCTGCTGATCGCGTGCACGGCCCTGTTCGGTGCGGCACCGACCCTGGCGCAAATGCCGGGCGGCATGCCCGGCGGCGGCATGCCCGCCGCCAAGCCGCCCGCGCCCGACCCGTTTCTCGCATCGATATCGCGATGGGATGCCAACAACGACGGCACACTGACCTGTGACGAATGGAAGCAATACGCCAATCGTCTGTTCACGATGGCCGACAAGAACGCCAACGGCTTCCTCGACGCCACCGAATTCCAAACCATTCGGCGGGCCGAGCGAATCTTTGCCGATGCCGATTTCGGCTATTTCGACGACAACCACGATGGGCGTGTCAGCCGCGCCGAGTTCGTCGACAAGCCGAGCCCGTTCTTCGCGCGCTATGATTTGAATCGCGATTGCCGCGTGACCAGCCAGGAACTCACTGGCACCGGCGGCGCGCGGCAAGGCGAAGCACCCGGCCGTGGCAAAAGCGGTGGTATGCCGGGCATGGGCGGCGGCCGCGGCGGGTTCTAA
- a CDS encoding aminomethyltransferase family protein → MAKNLEEKIKESGDIVSMMRNSQIGAYVYPVVAPEFTNWRDEQGAWRNTCVLFDQSHHMVNLFVEGPDTVKLLSYLSTNSFKNFNVDQAKQFAPVTPYGHVIGDGILFYLAENSMVYVGRNPAANWIEFHAKTGGYNVKTTYDDRSPSRPMGKPVTRSFYRYQIQGPKAQDVIKKLNGGTMPDIKFFRMGYITIAGRKVRALRHGMAGAPGLEVWGPYAEGDDIRNAILEAGKEFGIVPVGSRAYATNTLESGWIPSPVPAIYTGDKLKAYREWLPLSSYEANAALGGSFVSKNIEDYYTTPYELGYNTFTKFDHDFIGSDALKAMEGKNKRKKVTFAWENKDVERIWASQLAPEGQNYKFIDLPLSNYASSSYDAVMSGGKVAGASMFSGYSYNERKMLSLGWVEEEFSKPGTELTLVWGEENGGTKKTTVERHKQTEVKVIVSPTPYSAVVREGYEGKWRHQAAE, encoded by the coding sequence ATGGCAAAAAATCTAGAAGAGAAGATCAAGGAGAGCGGCGACATCGTGTCGATGATGCGGAATTCGCAGATCGGCGCCTATGTCTATCCCGTCGTCGCTCCCGAATTCACCAACTGGCGTGACGAGCAGGGCGCCTGGCGCAACACCTGCGTTCTGTTCGACCAGTCGCACCACATGGTCAACCTGTTCGTCGAAGGTCCGGACACCGTCAAGCTCTTGTCCTATCTCTCGACCAACTCGTTCAAGAACTTCAATGTCGATCAGGCCAAGCAGTTCGCGCCCGTGACGCCTTACGGTCATGTGATCGGCGACGGCATCCTGTTTTATCTCGCTGAAAACAGCATGGTCTATGTCGGCCGCAACCCGGCCGCCAACTGGATCGAATTCCACGCCAAGACCGGCGGCTACAACGTCAAGACCACCTATGACGACCGCTCGCCGTCGCGCCCGATGGGCAAGCCGGTGACCCGCAGCTTCTACCGCTATCAGATCCAGGGCCCGAAGGCCCAGGACGTGATCAAGAAGCTCAATGGCGGCACCATGCCGGACATCAAGTTCTTCCGCATGGGCTATATCACCATCGCGGGCCGCAAGGTTCGCGCGCTGCGTCACGGCATGGCCGGCGCGCCGGGCCTCGAAGTCTGGGGTCCTTACGCCGAGGGCGATGACATCCGCAACGCCATCCTCGAAGCCGGCAAGGAATTCGGCATCGTGCCGGTCGGCTCGCGTGCTTACGCGACCAACACGCTGGAATCCGGCTGGATCCCCTCGCCCGTTCCGGCGATCTACACCGGCGACAAGCTCAAGGCCTACCGCGAGTGGCTGCCGCTTTCGAGCTACGAAGCCAATGCCGCGCTCGGTGGCAGCTTCGTGTCGAAGAACATCGAGGATTACTACACGACGCCGTATGAGCTCGGCTACAACACCTTCACCAAGTTCGACCACGACTTCATCGGCTCGGACGCGCTGAAGGCGATGGAAGGCAAGAACAAGCGCAAGAAGGTGACGTTTGCCTGGGAGAACAAGGACGTCGAGCGCATCTGGGCCTCGCAGCTCGCGCCCGAGGGCCAGAATTATAAGTTCATCGACCTGCCGCTGTCGAACTACGCCTCGTCGTCCTATGACGCGGTGATGAGCGGCGGCAAGGTGGCCGGCGCCTCGATGTTCTCGGGCTATTCCTACAACGAGCGCAAGATGCTGTCGCTCGGCTGGGTCGAGGAGGAGTTCTCCAAGCCGGGCACCGAACTGACCCTGGTGTGGGGCGAAGAGAACGGCGGGACCAAGAAGACCACCGTCGAGCGCCACAAGCAGACCGAGGTCAAGGTCATCGTGTCGCCGACGCCGTATTCGGCCGTGGTGCGCGAAGGCTACGAAGGCAAGTGGCGTCACCAGGCGGCGGAGTAA
- a CDS encoding GntR family transcriptional regulator, whose protein sequence is MAEPDRASSQTVKAQLALRDLILSGGLKPGDRVSELSLVDRLGMSRTPIRMALVRLEDEGFLEAIPSGGFAIKAFTERDVYDAIDLRGMVEGFAARIAAERGVPGGLIRDMKDVLRQIDDIAALPDLSVDHFSEYVDLNGRFHALLAEAADSPVVKRQIERVSNLPFASPSGFVMVQAKLPEARHILTIAQDHHHCVVHAIEDREGMRAEALMREHARLAQRNLQLALRNQGTRNLVPGVVLIQAARGGLL, encoded by the coding sequence ATGGCCGAACCCGACCGCGCCTCGTCCCAGACCGTCAAAGCGCAGCTTGCATTGCGCGACCTGATCCTGTCCGGCGGTCTCAAGCCCGGCGACCGCGTCTCCGAACTGTCGCTGGTCGACAGGCTGGGCATGTCACGCACGCCGATCCGCATGGCTTTGGTCCGGCTGGAGGACGAAGGTTTTCTCGAGGCGATCCCGTCCGGCGGCTTCGCCATCAAGGCTTTCACCGAGCGTGACGTCTACGACGCCATCGACCTGCGCGGCATGGTCGAGGGCTTTGCGGCGCGTATCGCCGCCGAGCGCGGTGTGCCCGGTGGCCTCATTCGCGATATGAAGGATGTTCTGCGGCAGATCGATGACATCGCCGCCTTGCCGGACCTGAGCGTCGATCACTTCTCCGAATATGTTGATCTCAACGGCCGTTTTCATGCGCTGCTGGCGGAGGCTGCCGATAGCCCGGTTGTCAAGCGTCAGATCGAGCGCGTTTCGAACCTGCCCTTCGCTTCGCCCTCGGGCTTCGTCATGGTGCAGGCCAAGCTCCCAGAGGCACGCCACATCCTGACCATCGCCCAGGACCATCACCATTGCGTCGTGCACGCCATCGAGGATCGCGAAGGCATGCGCGCCGAGGCGCTGATGCGCGAGCATGCGCGGCTGGCTCAGCGCAATCTGCAACTGGCGCTGCGCAACCAGGGCACCCGCAATCTGGTACCGGGCGTCGTCCTGATTCAGGCGGCGCGGGGCGGGCTGCTCTAA
- a CDS encoding 5-methyltetrahydropteroyltriglutamate--homocysteine S-methyltransferase, with the protein MSQRTKPPFRADQVGSILRTTAIHEARTKHEKGEITDAQLKAIEDAEIIKIIKKQEEIGLQPVTDGEFRRAWWHYDFFGMLDGVDVVPSDHGIQFQGVQTKMQVLSITGKIGFSPSHPMLEHFKFLKAHTSRTPKMTIPAPSVMHFRLEPDAVKTGVYPNRDAIFDDLAIAYQKAVKAFYDAGCRYLQFDDTAWAYLCSQEELKKARERGLDVDHLQDSYTKMINKALEAKPADMVITTHVCRGNFRSTFISSGGYEPVAQNLLEKCNYDGYFLEYDTDRAGGFEPLRYLPKGNKVVVLGLVTSKSGTLEKKEDIKKRIDEATKYVALEQLALSPQCGFASTEEGNTLAEDEQWAKLKMIVDISKEVWGG; encoded by the coding sequence ATGTCCCAGAGAACCAAGCCGCCGTTCCGCGCCGATCAGGTCGGATCGATCCTGCGTACCACCGCGATTCATGAGGCGCGGACGAAGCATGAAAAGGGCGAGATCACCGACGCCCAGCTCAAGGCAATCGAAGACGCCGAGATCATCAAGATCATCAAGAAGCAGGAAGAGATCGGCCTCCAGCCCGTCACCGACGGCGAATTCCGCCGCGCTTGGTGGCACTACGACTTCTTCGGCATGCTCGACGGGGTCGACGTCGTCCCGTCCGATCACGGCATCCAGTTCCAGGGCGTTCAGACCAAGATGCAGGTGCTGAGCATCACCGGCAAGATCGGCTTCTCCCCCAGCCACCCGATGCTCGAGCACTTCAAGTTCCTCAAAGCGCACACCAGCCGCACGCCGAAGATGACCATCCCGGCGCCGAGCGTGATGCACTTCCGTCTCGAGCCGGACGCGGTCAAGACCGGTGTCTATCCGAACCGCGACGCGATTTTCGACGATCTTGCCATCGCCTATCAGAAGGCGGTGAAGGCGTTCTACGACGCCGGCTGCCGCTATCTGCAGTTCGACGATACCGCCTGGGCCTATCTCTGCTCGCAGGAGGAGCTGAAGAAAGCTCGCGAACGCGGCCTCGACGTCGATCACCTGCAGGACAGCTATACCAAGATGATCAACAAGGCGCTGGAAGCCAAACCGGCCGACATGGTCATCACCACACATGTCTGCCGCGGCAACTTCCGCTCCACCTTCATTTCGTCGGGCGGCTACGAGCCGGTGGCGCAGAACCTGCTCGAAAAGTGCAACTACGACGGCTACTTCCTCGAATACGACACCGACCGCGCCGGCGGCTTCGAGCCGCTGCGTTACCTGCCCAAGGGCAACAAGGTGGTCGTGCTCGGCCTCGTCACCTCGAAGAGCGGCACGCTGGAGAAGAAAGAAGACATCAAGAAGCGCATCGATGAGGCGACCAAGTATGTCGCGCTCGAGCAGCTCGCTTTGTCGCCGCAGTGCGGCTTTGCCTCGACCGAGGAAGGCAACACGCTGGCCGAGGACGAGCAGTGGGCCAAGCTCAAGATGATCGTCGATATCTCGAAGGAAGTGTGGGGCGGCTGA
- a CDS encoding septal ring lytic transglycosylase RlpA family protein, with protein MSVCDLDPTIARMNGRMRGKAAATLAIGFALAAVDPVDATIRITETATVAVAIPQSCDKDVGSGGPSLAFRFGAPAIPAIQSVNVTTPAPSPSMETTGSVPPMHNEMPTPQRQEIVASGATIIGIASTYDPGDPTDLDAGNEETASGERYDADDWTAAIQIDLRDRFGGVRYGRNYQPAYALVEAGDKRLVVRINDVGPLKPGRVIDLNVRAMRYFDPSMQIGLIADVKVSPLLGEDYALGPVTGPMPVTVASRELDVVAGP; from the coding sequence ATGTCCGTTTGCGACCTCGATCCGACTATTGCTCGAATGAACGGCCGCATGCGCGGCAAAGCCGCCGCGACACTTGCCATTGGCTTCGCGTTAGCCGCCGTCGACCCGGTCGACGCCACGATCAGGATAACCGAAACGGCGACAGTCGCGGTGGCGATACCGCAGTCGTGCGACAAGGATGTGGGAAGCGGCGGGCCATCGCTCGCATTCCGTTTCGGCGCGCCGGCGATCCCGGCGATTCAAAGCGTCAATGTCACGACACCAGCGCCGTCCCCATCGATGGAAACGACCGGCAGCGTGCCACCAATGCACAATGAAATGCCGACACCACAGCGGCAGGAAATCGTTGCGTCGGGCGCAACGATCATCGGCATAGCCTCGACTTACGATCCGGGCGACCCAACTGATCTCGATGCCGGCAACGAGGAGACTGCGTCCGGTGAACGTTATGATGCGGATGATTGGACTGCTGCGATCCAGATCGATCTGCGCGACCGCTTCGGTGGCGTCCGCTACGGCCGGAATTATCAGCCGGCCTATGCCCTGGTCGAAGCCGGCGACAAGCGGCTCGTCGTCAGGATCAACGATGTCGGCCCGCTGAAGCCAGGCCGCGTCATCGATCTCAATGTCCGGGCGATGCGCTATTTCGACCCGTCTATGCAGATCGGCCTCATTGCCGACGTCAAGGTGTCGCCGCTGCTGGGCGAGGACTACGCGCTGGGACCCGTCACCGGTCCGATGCCGGTGACGGTCGCCAGTCGCGAACTCGATGTCGTCGCGGGACCGTAA